GTTTTTCTAGTAAGGCTTTTTACTTTTCAACCTCATCAATGAATAAGACTCACTTTTCCCATAGCTTTACCATGTGGTTACATTATCTAAATAACGTATCAATCTTCCTTCTTCTACTTCTTTAAAAAAGTCACAACTCGTTAATCTTAACATCACAGTATTGTCTTTTAAAGTTTGCGTATTGTGAATATCACCTGGTAAATAAACACGACATTCTCCTGCTTTTAAAATAGTAGCTTCCTTTTGCACCACATCCATAGTGCCATCAGGAAAAAACACACGATTAAACAATCCCATTTTTGACGAACCTTGTAATACGGCGTAAATTACCCAACCAGCTCCATGATCATGAGGAGGACTTATATCTCCTTCTTGTTCTAAATGTCCCATTAAAACAAATCCATGCTCCTTACTTCTATAAATCTCTTTAAAAGAGAGTTGATTCTTTAACATGTCATCCACCCAATCTTCTGTTGCACTATTTTTAATAAGGTTTTCTATTAACTCTTTGCTCTGCTTTACCAAATTAGAATTTAATGGTCCCCAAATATTAGAAATTCCCTCTATGCAATGATCCAATTTTGTCTGTTTCATAATTTTATCTTTTAGTTATAAACTGAATACTTATTCAAAAGTATAACGTGTATAGAACATTGTTTATGGACAAAAGTTGGACATTTAGGGATATTTATCCCTTTATAGCAAAATTATTTCGATACATTTCTGCAGTAAAAGAAGTGTGTTTTTTGAAGAAACGCATAAAATAAGAAGTATCCGTAAAACCTAATTCATGTGCAATTTCTGTCACAGTATTTTTAGTGAAAAGTAATAAGCGTTTGGCTTCTATTAATATGCGCTCATGAATTAAATTCATAACTGTTTTGTTCAGAGATTTTTTACATAAACTGTTCAAATGTTTAGAAGAGATATGCATTAATTTAGCATAATCTTCTAATTTTCTATGAGTTTTATAATAAGTATCAATCAAGGTTTCCAACTTTCTTAGTTGATAGGTGAGATAAATGTGATTATTAGATGTTATAGGTTCTTCATAAACTCTTGCAACACGTATTAGTAAGACTTCAAACAATGCTCTTAATAAATTGTCCTTTGCCTTAGATTTATGTTCCTCGAAAAGCTCATCCCAAGCTACAGCTATTTTTTCATCTTTCTCTCCTAACTGTAACATAGGAGTATTATTCATCGAGTGAAAAAAAGGATAGTCTAATAATTTTTGAAAATTATCATTCAAATGATAAAATGCCGAATCAAAAGAAATAACATAACCTTCAGTATCACGGCTTGTTTTTAATGAATGAATTTGCCCTGGAGAAACAAAAAACATGCAATTAGGTTTAATTTTATAAGTTTTAAAATCTATTGAATGCTCCCCTACTCCTTTCTTAATAAACATAATATGATAAAAGTTATGTCTATGAGGAGCTACAACAATTTGATTTTCAAAAATAGCACCTGTTAATTGTTCTATTTCAAACTTTGAAACTTCTTCATTAAGAATATGATCGATTGTTCTAATTGGAACATCTTTAAACTCTTTTTTACCCATAATCTATTTTTAAATCGAGATAAAAACCAAAATGGTTATATGTCTATAAAATACATTTTTAGTTTAACAAAGGTATCAATATCACTATGTAATTAGTATGTACAAAAAGCCGTTTATTAGGTACAAAACCATAAATTGAGTTATAAATATTCAAGTGAACTAAGAACTTTTATTGATCTACTATTCTTAATTCATACTTTTTTGAGTCACACTTTGCTGTATTTTTTATAACGCAACAACATGAGTATTTACAAACCTTATTAAATTTACGTTTTGATTGTATGTTTTTTCTAAATTAAATGGGTTCATTATTACGGGCTTAAAACTGTACAAAACACTATTAAATGATTTTCACTATCCAATGACATGACATTTTTTTTAACTTTATCATTCCTTTTTAATCTAAAATTCAATCAATAACTTGCATATAATAGAATGAAATATATTTACATAATTATAATAATATTTGGATTGAGTTCTTGTAAAAAAGAACGCACATCTGAACCTAACCCTAAACCTATCCTACAACATTCTTCACCAGACATTAAACTCGATCATTTTAATATTTGGGTTGACCGTCCTGAAAAAGCTAAACAAAAATTAGAAGAAATTGGTTTTTACGCTGTTCCTGATTCGCTTTCTACTGTCCATGTAGGACAAGGAACTACTGGGAAATACTTTTATTTCTTAAACAGTTACTTAGAGTTAATTTTTCCGTATAATCAAGAAGAATTTGATAAAAACAATAAAATTAATCACTTAATGGACTTTTATGAAAGAGCCAATCATACAACGAACGGGGCATCTCCTTTCGGTTTGGCCCTAAAAATAAAAGATTATGATTTAGACAAGGTTCCATTTAATATTGTTGCGTATCACCAAAATTGGATGAAAGAAAATGCTAGTATCTATGCCGCTAAAAATTCTAAGATAAATCTTAAGGAACCTTCTATTTTTATTGTCTATCCAGAAATTGAATCGGATGTATTTCAAACTATGGACGACTTAAAAAATATTCCAGAAGAATATAGCTTTGTAAGAACGTTTTATAAACACCCAAATGGAGCTCAAAAGGTTACAAAAATCCACATAACTTCAAACGGTTTAAATTCAGATTCCAAAACTATTAAAACCATAAATAACATTGAAAAAATCAGTACTGAAAATGGTAAAGAACACCTCATGGAACTCTATTTTGACAATGGTATACAAAATAAATCTTTTGATTTAAGACCCGAGTTACCAATAATCATACATTTATAATACACCTCATTAATTCCGCAAAAAAAATCATAAGTCTTGAAGAAATTATATTAGTTCAAATAAACCATATTATCTAATTCTCTCTAACTATTTTGATTATACTACTATGCTATAATTTAACATGAATTTTATTTTTGTTTAACGAAATAAGCGAAACATTAAACAAAAATATTTATCTTTGTATATATGGCTCAATCCTTTAAAAAACAGTATTTACCATCAAAAATTTGCGAATGTTGTGGTAGACCATTTACATGGAGAAAAAAATGGAAACTGAATTGGGACCACGTTAAATATTGTAGTAAAAGATGCAGATCAAAAAAACAGCGGTAGTTTGGTTTACCAATAACTTGAGAATAGAAGATAATAAACCTTTATATGAAGCTTGTGCTAAATATGAAAATGTTATTGGAGTTTATTGTTTTAATAAATCTGATTTCAATAAAACTCAATTTGGATTTAAAAAAATTGAAAAATTTAGAGCCAAATTCTTACTAGAAACTGTGAAAGACTTATCTAAAAATCTTCTAAAACTAAACATTTCTCTTTTTACCTTTTTCTCTTTACCAGAAAA
The sequence above is a segment of the Tenacibaculum sp. 190130A14a genome. Coding sequences within it:
- a CDS encoding AraC family transcriptional regulator, producing the protein MGKKEFKDVPIRTIDHILNEEVSKFEIEQLTGAIFENQIVVAPHRHNFYHIMFIKKGVGEHSIDFKTYKIKPNCMFFVSPGQIHSLKTSRDTEGYVISFDSAFYHLNDNFQKLLDYPFFHSMNNTPMLQLGEKDEKIAVAWDELFEEHKSKAKDNLLRALFEVLLIRVARVYEEPITSNNHIYLTYQLRKLETLIDTYYKTHRKLEDYAKLMHISSKHLNSLCKKSLNKTVMNLIHERILIEAKRLLLFTKNTVTEIAHELGFTDTSYFMRFFKKHTSFTAEMYRNNFAIKG
- a CDS encoding DUF2256 domain-containing protein; its protein translation is MAQSFKKQYLPSKICECCGRPFTWRKKWKLNWDHVKYCSKRCRSKKQR